The following DNA comes from Mucilaginibacter jinjuensis.
ATTTAACTATTTCTTTTGGTGGAAACCTGCCACACGGTGCTCTTCTAACAAAATAACCACCGTGAATTGGGATATACTGTTAAAGTACATTAATAAAGAAACTAGCCCGGCCGAAGACCAAGCGATAAATGACTGGCTAAACGAACAAGCCGAAAACAAATACCTGCTCGATTACCTGCGTCGCCGGGGCGACGAGGCAAAAAATGCCTTACCAACCCGCGAAGTACAAATCGAATGGGATAGCCTGCTCAATAGAATACTGGATGCCGAACCCTTAACAAATGTTAAACCTATCCGATCAAACAAATACCGTTACATGGCTATTGCTGCTAGTTTATTGTTGGTAAGTGCCTTCGGTCTGCTTTATTTGAAATCGAACAAGCAAACCGCAAAACAACAACAGTTCACGGTTAAAACTCCGGTAAACTTGCGGGGCAAAGCAACCTTACCGGATGGTACGCTGGTTTACATGGCACCAAACTCGACCATTAAGTATGATAATAGTTATGGTGTAAATAAAAGAACTGTACAGTTATCGGGCGAAGCCTTTTTCGATGTAAAACATCTTACTAAAAAGCCTTTCATCATCCATGCACAAAACGGAGTAGACTTAACCGTGTTGGGTACCTCGTTCAATTTTTATTCGCGTAAAAATGAGATAGCCGAAATTAAAGTAGCAAACGGTTTAGTCGGAATTACTGCCGACAAGCATACTCACTTCCTAAAAGCTGGCGAGCAATTAAACTACCAGGTAAGCAACCACCATGTTGATATGCAAAAGGTAGAACAGCCTGATGCCACATCCCTGCAAAACGAAACGCTATACTTCAAAAATAATACTGCCGAAGAAATAGCCATTAAACTGCAACGCTGGTACAATATTAAGGTAGAAACTTTGCCTTCGGCTAAACAACATCCTCGTTTTAGCGGAGAAATGAAAGATACCGGCCTCGATAATTTATTGAAAGGCTTAAGCTATGCAACCGGTATTAAATACCGCTATCAAGATTTTCAAACTATTCTACTATTCTAATTTAAACATGAACCTCAAACTTCTACTTAATCAATTCAGGTTATTGATGTGTATACTGGCGCTCTCGCTCCCGGCCGGTTTAATGGCACAGAGTAATCCCGGTCAGCTCAGTTTCGGCCAAAAACAGACGACAATACAGGTTATTGTCGATAAGCTGAAAAACACCTACCACTATAAAGTTGCTTTTGATGCCGATGTAAATATGGGCAAGGTGATCAACCTGTCATCAGAAACTATTTCCTTCGATCAGTTGGTAAACCAGTTACAACAAGCAGGCATTGGCCTTAAGAATGTGGATGGTAACCTGGTTATTAAAAAACTGGAAATGGTAACCGTAAATGGTACCATCATTTCATCTGATGATAAACTACCGCTGATTGGGGTGGTGATAAGCGATATCAACAAAAAAGCATTAGGCTCATCAAATGGCGATGGCAGGTTCTCTATCCAAATCCCTAAAGGTGGCAAAGCAAATTTTGCGATGGTGGGTTATGGCGCACAAACCCAAACCTATGATAAAAATACAGCGGGCATCACCATTATTATGGATGCATCAACCACAGCGCTTAACGAGGTGGTAGTTACAGCCCTGGGTATTAAGCGTGATGAAAAAGCATTAGGCTACTCGGCGACAGTTGTTAAAGGTGAGCAGATCACCAAAGCATTATCCAATAACTGGACCGATGCATTATCGGGCAAAGTGGCAGGTTTAAATTTGATCCGCTCTAACGGGGGCCCTACTGGTTCAAACCGTATCGTTTTACGTGGCGAGAGTAACCTGACCGGCGAAAACGAAGCACTGATTGTGGTTGATGGTGTGGTAATAAACAATGGTAGCGGTCGTACTACAGGTACAGGCAGCGCTGCTTACCTCGACAGTGATTCGCCTGTTGATTTTGGTAGCGGATTGAATGATATTAACCCTGAAGATATTGAAAGCATCACTGTATTAAAAGGCCCCGGTGCAGCAGCACTATATGGCCAGCGTGGTGCAAACGGTGCTATCATTATCACTACAAAAAGCGGCAAATCTAAAGATGGCAAGGTTAACGTCACCATTAACTCAAACACTGCATTAGAAACTATTTCGAGATGGCCAGATTATCAGTTTGATTATGGTCAGGGTATAGATGGTGCCAACTATTACTCTTACGGTGCTACAGCTGACGGTGCAAGTACCAGAAGCACAAGTTCAGCCTGGGGACCTGCGTTTAATGGGCAATCATTTTTCCAGTACGATCCAACAACCCACACAGGTGGTACAACCCGTACACCCTGGGTTGCTTATCCGGATGCCCGTAAAGATTTCTTTGAAACCGGCAAAACCTTTACCAACAGCGTTACATTGAGCGGTGGTACTGATAAAACTTCAGCACGTTTCTCTGCAACAAACGTTAACAATACCTGGCTGATCCCTACCACAGGTTACAAAAGAAACACGGTTGCTATGGCTGTTGATCAGAAAGTGTCTGATAAATTAAAGATCTCCACCTCTATCAACTACACTAACAAAACCAGCGATAACTTACCGGCTACGGGCTACAATAACCAGTCTATCATGTACTGGAACATGTTTTGGGAACCCAATGCCGATGTAAGCTGGTTAAAGGATTATTGGTTGCCGGGTCAGGAGAATATCAAACAAAGCTATCCTTTCAGCAGCTACCCGGATAACCCATACCTCATTGCCGAACAAATGCCTAATAAGCTTAACCGTAACGGCTTAACAGGCAATATCCAGGCTACTTACAACTTCACCAAAGACCTAAGCTTGATGGTGCGCACAGCGCTGGATTTTACCTACGATCAACGTTCTGAACAACGCCCTTATGATACCGAGAAGTTTACCAAAGGTATGTACAGAACCCAGAACATCTTTTCGCAGGAAGTTACCAGTGATTTCTTGCTGCGTTACCACAAAACCATTAAAAAGGACTTCGACCTAACCGTAACCGGTGGTGGCAGCATGCTTAAAAACAATTACAACAAAAGCGAGCTAAGGGCAGATTCATTACTGTATCCTGGCATATTTACCCTGGCTAACTCTGCAGGTGTGGTTACGGCCTTGCCTTACAAAAGCGAGTATGCTATTAACAGCTTTTACGGTTTGTTGGCTATGAGCTACAAAGGTTACCTGTTTTTAGATGCAACCGGCCGTAACGATTGGAACAGTGTACTGGCAACTTCAACATCAACCAATAACGTTTCTTTCTTTTATCCCTCAGTAAACGCCAGTGCAATACTGTCGGAGATGTTTACACTGCCTAAAACCATTTCTTATGCCAAAATTCGCGGATCAATTGCAGGTGTAGGTAGCGGCAGGCAAACACCTTATTTAACTTCTTATTCGTATTCACCGGTAAGCAATTTCCCGGGCGGATTGGCTAATCCTACTACCCTTGCCAACCTGGATCTGAAACCATTGTTTACTACCAGTTACGAATTGGGTACCGAGTGGCGTTTATTTAACAGCCGTTTAGGGATCGATATATCGGTTTACAAAAGTAAGACTAAGGACCAGATCCTGACGGCTACTGTAGACAGATCATCTGGTGTAAGTGCTGCGATCATCAACGCAGGTGCTGTGCAAAATAAAGGTATCGAGATTGCAGCCAATGGCAGCCCAATCCGTACCCGTAATTTTACCTGGACTATCAATACCACCTTCTCGGCCAACCGTAACCGCATTTTATCATTAACAGATAGTTTAACCAGCTTAACACTGCAAACCGGCCCGGGTAATAATGGTGCTATTATAGCCACAGTTGGCGGCAGTATGGGCGATTTGTATGGCCGCGGCTACCAACGCTCACCTAGTGGACAAATTGTATATCAGAACGGCTACCCTGTAATTACTACCGATATGAAATACATCGGCAACACCAACCCTAAATGGAAAGCCGGTATTGGTAACCAATTTAACTATAAACAATTCAGTTTTAGCTTTTTGGTTGATGCGCAATATGGTGCAGTTGCATACTCACTTACATCAGCAGTATTGGCAGAACAGGGTAAAACGAAGAATACTTTGCCGGGCCGCTACAATGGTATCATCGGTAATGGCGTAATCCAAAATCCTGATGGTACTTACAGGCCAAATGATGTAGTGGCGACAGACTTAACTAACTATTATACTATGCACTACGGTCGCTCAAATGTGGAAGGCGCCACCTACTCTACCGACTTTGTTAAGCTGCGCGAAGCTCGTTTCGATTATACGTTCACCTCACGCCAGGTTAGCCGCTTTGGTTTAACCCGTGTAACCATCGGTGTTTACGGTCGAGATTTGTTAATGATCACCAAATGGCCGGGCTTCGACCCCGAATTTGGTACCCTTAACGACGGATACATTAACCAGGGATTCGAGGTCGGTCAATTTCCATCAACCCGCACATTTGGTTTTAACTTAACTGTAGGCATTTAATCAGATACAGATCATGAAAAAATTTACATATACCATTTATTTGAGCATCGTATTGGTATGCATATCTGCAAGCTCCTGCAAAAAGGGCTTCGAGGATATGAACACCAATCCTAATACCAGCGATCATGCTTTGCCGCAGGCATTATTAGCCCCGGCAATAGCTAGCGTAGTATCGGCCAATATGAGCCGCAGCCAACGTATTACCAACGAGCTGATGCAGGTAACCGTTAATATGGGCGATACCGACGGCAAGATTTTCCGTTACGACATCCTGAAATCGGAAGCAGATTACCTGTGGAATGCCTGGTACCTGCAACTGGCCAATTTTAATGATATCTATGATGGTGGCGTACAAACCGCCAGTCCAACTTATCAGGGTATTGCGTTAATATGCCAAGCTTGGGTATTTTCTATGTTGACAGATACTTATGGCGATATCCCCTACTTCAATGCAACCAAAGCTAAAGACGGCATCTTCACTCCTGCTTTTGATAAACAACAAGACATTTATACTGACTTGTTTGCTAAACTGGAGCAGGCCAATAAACTACTGACCAGCGGTACAAACGTATTAGCATCAAGCGACCCATTATTCAAAGGCGTAGCAGCCAACTGGCGCAAGTTTGGTAACTCATTGTATTTGCGCTTACTGTTAAGGGTATCAGCAAAAGATGTTACCAATACATCGGCCAAAATAAAACAAATGGTTGATACCAGCCCAGGCACCTATCCTATTATGGGTAGTAATGATGATTCTGCCATTTTAAGATGGAATGGTGTTGCACCCTATGTATCTCCTTTCGCAACCTGGCGCGCTGCCGACTGGTATACCCCAAGCCTGGGCAGTTTCTTTGTAGACAACCTGAATGCCTGGAGCGACCCACGTATTGGCAAATGGGCAACCCTCTACCAGGGTGAATATGCAGGTGTACCAAGCGGCTACCCGGTTGGTCAGCTGTTAACAGGTAAATCTACCTTACCAACTACGCTGCAAACCGAAGCTTTGTTAGGTAACGTTCTCAACTATTCTGAAGTACAATTTATACTGGCCGAAGCTGCTGCCAAAGGCTGGATTAGTGCTAAACCGGCACAAACCTATTACGAGACAGGTGTTACCAATGCCATCACTTTATGGGGATTAACGCCACCCGCCAATTATCTCACATTCCAATTAGTAAAATGGGATGATACGCAGAGCCTCGATAATAAAATGGAACTCATCCACAAGCAAAAATACTATAGCTTGTTTTTCACCGATATGGAATCATGGTTCGAGTACCGCCGTACCGGGCATCCTATTTTGCCTAAAGGCGCAGGTTTAAAAAATAATGGCGTAATGCCGGCTCGCTTAAATTATCCGGTTTATATCCAATCAACTAATGGTGCTAATTATACAGCCGCAGTTGCGGCACAGGGACCAGACGAAATTAGTACGCAAGTTTGGTGGCAAAAACCATAATTACAAATCAGGATAAACTCAAAGAAATGAAAACAAGAATTTTATATATCATTTGCTGTTTTGCAATGCTGCTGATAAGTGCTTGTAAAAAGCATGATTTTGCCGACGGTACTTTAAGTCCAATCATCGCCGTGAGCGATCTGCGGGCTTTGTATAAAGGCAGCGACGTACCCTTAACAGATAAAAATATGCAGGGTGCTACCGAGATTGTGGGTATCGTAATATCAAATCCAGATTCTGGCAACGTACCTAAAGATGTGGTGGTACTTCAAAACATCAGAAGATCCGCCACACGAGGTATTAATCTGGCGCTTGGTTCTTCATCCACTTCTTATCATTCGGGCGATTCATTAATTGTTAACGTTAATGGCGCAGTATTAAAACGCGTGAATGGTGCATTACAAATAGCAGGTTTAACCGCTGGCAATATCACTAAAGTCTCAGCCAATAATGCTGTTACTGTTCGCACGGCCTCGAGTTATACGATTAAGGCTAATCCCGATCAGTACGAAAGTACTTTAGTTAAAATAACAGCCGCAACAGTTATCCCGGTACCTAAATTCGGGGATACTTATGCCGGAGAAAAATATCTTGTTAACGGCGCCGATAGTATTGTATTACATACCGAAGCCACGGCAAGCTATGCCAATAATGCTATACCTGCCAGTGCAACATTTACCGGTGTCCTGTTCCAAAGCTTAAATGCAGCAGGTAAGACTATATTCCAGGTTTGGCCGCGTAGTGGTGCCGATGTTACCGATATTGTTAAGCCTGTAGATCCAGATGGTTCATTAGGTCCAAACCCGGTAATTGTTACCGGTTATGTAAACGATTCAAAAGGTGCCGATGGTAACTACGAGTACTTCCAGTTTAGGGCTACACAGAATATCGATTTCTCTAAAACGCCAATGGCTGTGGTAACCTGTACCAATGCCGGTACTGCTGCCCCTAATGCAGGTGATGCACCGGGAGCCGGTTGGGCAACAGGTGGTGGCCGTACTTATAAGTTTAACCTTACCAGCGGCAAAGTAAACCAGGGCGATTTCTTCTATGTTGGAGGAAGCAACAAAAAGATCGATGGCCCTAACACAACAGATATCAGCTCAGCCAACTGGATCAGGACAATTGCTTATGTAACTACAGATGGTGACGGTTTTGGTAGCGCCAGTACTGGTTTATTGCCAAATAGTGGTAACGCGGGTGGCATAGCCATATTTGTGGGCACTAATGTAACCAATACTTCGGTACCTGTTGATTTTGTATTATTTGGTGGTACAGGCGTTACTACTATCTACAATGCAACAACAGGCAAAGGGTATCTGGCTGTTGATAACGATCACTATCATTTGAAAGACCCTACTACCGGAGTTGATCAGCCATTTATTTTCCAGGGATCAAATAGCTATGTAATACCACACAGTACACCAGCTGATGCAGGCATATTTGTAAAACTGGGCGGCACCTTTAACATGACCAGTAAGATCTGGACCAAAGCTCGTGGTTACACTTTCCTCACCATGAGCCCTACATCTGCCCTAACCGATATAGAAACAGGCACAGACGTTACCTCGGTAACCAAATAAATGCGTAAAATAATAACACTAAACTAACCCTTGCATCACGATGACTGCCGATCTTTACCAGGATTGGCAGTCGTCATTTTATTTACATCAATAATTATATAGTCCGTACATTAGAATATGCGTAAGTTTTTCAGAAAATCGGGTTCGATAATAACCTTAGTAATGAGTTTTGCAGTAAGCGCCACAGTGGCACAACTGCCGGGTAAAATAAAACAAACCGGGCAGATATTATTACCCAATGGTTGGAAACTGAGCCCGTCAGGCCGATCTATTCAACTGGGCGATTTACCATTGAATATGCAATTAAGCCCATCCGGTAAATTACTTGCGATAACTAACA
Coding sequences within:
- a CDS encoding FecR family protein — encoded protein: MNWDILLKYINKETSPAEDQAINDWLNEQAENKYLLDYLRRRGDEAKNALPTREVQIEWDSLLNRILDAEPLTNVKPIRSNKYRYMAIAASLLLVSAFGLLYLKSNKQTAKQQQFTVKTPVNLRGKATLPDGTLVYMAPNSTIKYDNSYGVNKRTVQLSGEAFFDVKHLTKKPFIIHAQNGVDLTVLGTSFNFYSRKNEIAEIKVANGLVGITADKHTHFLKAGEQLNYQVSNHHVDMQKVEQPDATSLQNETLYFKNNTAEEIAIKLQRWYNIKVETLPSAKQHPRFSGEMKDTGLDNLLKGLSYATGIKYRYQDFQTILLF
- a CDS encoding SusD/RagB family nutrient-binding outer membrane lipoprotein, which translates into the protein MKKFTYTIYLSIVLVCISASSCKKGFEDMNTNPNTSDHALPQALLAPAIASVVSANMSRSQRITNELMQVTVNMGDTDGKIFRYDILKSEADYLWNAWYLQLANFNDIYDGGVQTASPTYQGIALICQAWVFSMLTDTYGDIPYFNATKAKDGIFTPAFDKQQDIYTDLFAKLEQANKLLTSGTNVLASSDPLFKGVAANWRKFGNSLYLRLLLRVSAKDVTNTSAKIKQMVDTSPGTYPIMGSNDDSAILRWNGVAPYVSPFATWRAADWYTPSLGSFFVDNLNAWSDPRIGKWATLYQGEYAGVPSGYPVGQLLTGKSTLPTTLQTEALLGNVLNYSEVQFILAEAAAKGWISAKPAQTYYETGVTNAITLWGLTPPANYLTFQLVKWDDTQSLDNKMELIHKQKYYSLFFTDMESWFEYRRTGHPILPKGAGLKNNGVMPARLNYPVYIQSTNGANYTAAVAAQGPDEISTQVWWQKP
- a CDS encoding SusC/RagA family TonB-linked outer membrane protein; amino-acid sequence: MNLKLLLNQFRLLMCILALSLPAGLMAQSNPGQLSFGQKQTTIQVIVDKLKNTYHYKVAFDADVNMGKVINLSSETISFDQLVNQLQQAGIGLKNVDGNLVIKKLEMVTVNGTIISSDDKLPLIGVVISDINKKALGSSNGDGRFSIQIPKGGKANFAMVGYGAQTQTYDKNTAGITIIMDASTTALNEVVVTALGIKRDEKALGYSATVVKGEQITKALSNNWTDALSGKVAGLNLIRSNGGPTGSNRIVLRGESNLTGENEALIVVDGVVINNGSGRTTGTGSAAYLDSDSPVDFGSGLNDINPEDIESITVLKGPGAAALYGQRGANGAIIITTKSGKSKDGKVNVTINSNTALETISRWPDYQFDYGQGIDGANYYSYGATADGASTRSTSSAWGPAFNGQSFFQYDPTTHTGGTTRTPWVAYPDARKDFFETGKTFTNSVTLSGGTDKTSARFSATNVNNTWLIPTTGYKRNTVAMAVDQKVSDKLKISTSINYTNKTSDNLPATGYNNQSIMYWNMFWEPNADVSWLKDYWLPGQENIKQSYPFSSYPDNPYLIAEQMPNKLNRNGLTGNIQATYNFTKDLSLMVRTALDFTYDQRSEQRPYDTEKFTKGMYRTQNIFSQEVTSDFLLRYHKTIKKDFDLTVTGGGSMLKNNYNKSELRADSLLYPGIFTLANSAGVVTALPYKSEYAINSFYGLLAMSYKGYLFLDATGRNDWNSVLATSTSTNNVSFFYPSVNASAILSEMFTLPKTISYAKIRGSIAGVGSGRQTPYLTSYSYSPVSNFPGGLANPTTLANLDLKPLFTTSYELGTEWRLFNSRLGIDISVYKSKTKDQILTATVDRSSGVSAAIINAGAVQNKGIEIAANGSPIRTRNFTWTINTTFSANRNRILSLTDSLTSLTLQTGPGNNGAIIATVGGSMGDLYGRGYQRSPSGQIVYQNGYPVITTDMKYIGNTNPKWKAGIGNQFNYKQFSFSFLVDAQYGAVAYSLTSAVLAEQGKTKNTLPGRYNGIIGNGVIQNPDGTYRPNDVVATDLTNYYTMHYGRSNVEGATYSTDFVKLREARFDYTFTSRQVSRFGLTRVTIGVYGRDLLMITKWPGFDPEFGTLNDGYINQGFEVGQFPSTRTFGFNLTVGI
- a CDS encoding DUF5689 domain-containing protein, with product MKTRILYIICCFAMLLISACKKHDFADGTLSPIIAVSDLRALYKGSDVPLTDKNMQGATEIVGIVISNPDSGNVPKDVVVLQNIRRSATRGINLALGSSSTSYHSGDSLIVNVNGAVLKRVNGALQIAGLTAGNITKVSANNAVTVRTASSYTIKANPDQYESTLVKITAATVIPVPKFGDTYAGEKYLVNGADSIVLHTEATASYANNAIPASATFTGVLFQSLNAAGKTIFQVWPRSGADVTDIVKPVDPDGSLGPNPVIVTGYVNDSKGADGNYEYFQFRATQNIDFSKTPMAVVTCTNAGTAAPNAGDAPGAGWATGGGRTYKFNLTSGKVNQGDFFYVGGSNKKIDGPNTTDISSANWIRTIAYVTTDGDGFGSASTGLLPNSGNAGGIAIFVGTNVTNTSVPVDFVLFGGTGVTTIYNATTGKGYLAVDNDHYHLKDPTTGVDQPFIFQGSNSYVIPHSTPADAGIFVKLGGTFNMTSKIWTKARGYTFLTMSPTSALTDIETGTDVTSVTK